The nucleotide window TTGGGTGATGGGCGAGAGTTCGGCCAAGAACCTGCGGGGCGAGTCGATGACCGACGTCATCTTCAACGGTTCCACCAGCCGCAAGCCGGTCAGCCAGGCGAGCATCGAGCTGGTGTTCGATAACTCCGATGGCACCTTGATCGGCGAGTACGCGGCCTATGCGGAAATCTCCATCCGCCGCAAAGTGACCCGCGACAGCCAGAACAGTTACTTCCTCAACGGCGCCAAGTGCCGGCGACGCGACATCACCGACATCTTCTTGGGCACCGGCCTGGGGCCGCGCAGCTATTCGATCATCGAACAGGGCATGATCTCCAAGCTGATCGAGGCCAAACCCGAAGACCTGCGCAACTTCATCGAAGAGGCCGCCGGTATCTCCAAGTACAAGGAGCGCCGGCGCGAGACGGAGAACCGTATCCGTCGCACCCATGAAAACCTGGCGCGCCTGACCGACCTGCGCGAAGAGCTCGACCGTCAGCTCGAACGCCTGCACCGCCAGTCCGAGGCCGCACGCAAATACCAGGAATACAAAGGCGAGGAGCGCCAGCTCAAGGCCCAGCTCTCGGCCCTGCGCTGGCAGGCGTTGAACGAGCAGGTTGGCCAGCGCGAAGCGATCATCGGCAACCAGGAAGTCAGCTTCGAAGCCCTGGTGGCCGAACAGCGCAATGCCGATGCCGCCATCGAGCGCCTGCGTGACGGGCACCACGAACTGTCCGAACGCTTCAACCTGGTGCAAGGGCGCTTCTATTCGGTCGGGGGCGACATCGCCAGGGTCGAGCAGAGCATCCAGCACGGCCAGCAACGCCTGCGCCAGTTACAGGACGACTTGAAGGAAGCCGAGCGCGCGCGCCTGGAAACCGAGTCTCACCTGGGGCACGACCGCACCTTGCTACTGACCCTCGGCGAAGAGCTGGAGCGGCTCACACCGGAACAGGAAATCACCAGTGCCGCTGCCGAAGAGGCCGCGGCGGCGCTGGAAGAAGCCGAACTGACCATGCACGGCTGGCAGGAGCAGTGGGACCGGTTCAACCTGGCCTCGGCCGAGCCGCGGCGTCAGGCCGAGGTCCAGCAGTCGCGCATCCAGCAGCTGGAAACCAGCATGGAGCGCCTGGCCGAGCGCCAGCGTCGCCTGGCCGAAGAGCGCACCTTGCTCGCGGCGGACCCGGAAGACGCGGCGATCCTGGACCTGAGCGAGCAGCTGGCCGCCAGCGAAGCCACCCTCGAAGACTTGCAGGCCAGCGAAGACGCCCAGGTCGAGCGGCTCGAGCAATTGCGTCAGGCCTTGCAACTGGCCCTTCAGAATCAGCAGCAGGCCCAGGGCGAGCTGCAACGGCTCAACGGTCGCCTGGCCTCGCTGGAAGCCTTGCAGCAAGCCGCGCTGGACCCGGGCACCGGCACCGCCGAATGGCTGCGCGACCAGCATCTGGCCGAGCGCCCGCGGCTGGCCGAAGGGCTGAAGGTCGATGCCGGTTGGGAACTGGCGGTGGAAACCGTGCTGGGTGCCGATCTGCAAGCGGTGCTGGTGGACGATTTCGCCGGTTTCGACCTCTCGGGTTTCACCCAGGGCGACCTGCGCCTGCTCAGCCCGGCCGGTGACGGCGTGCGGATGCCGGGCAGCCTGCTGGATAAGGTCGAGGCCAAGGTCGATCTGTCGCCCTGGCTCGGGCAGGTCAGGCCGGTGGAAAACCTCGAACAGGCTCTGGCACTGCGCGGGCAACTGGCCGCGGGCGAGAGCCTGATCAGCCGCGACGGCTATTGGGTCGGCCGGCACTTCCTGCGGGTGCGCCGGGCAAGCG belongs to Pseudomonas sp. B21-028 and includes:
- the smc gene encoding chromosome segregation protein SMC — encoded protein: MRLKCIKLAGFKSFVDPTTVNFPSNMAAVVGPNGCGKSNIIDAVRWVMGESSAKNLRGESMTDVIFNGSTSRKPVSQASIELVFDNSDGTLIGEYAAYAEISIRRKVTRDSQNSYFLNGAKCRRRDITDIFLGTGLGPRSYSIIEQGMISKLIEAKPEDLRNFIEEAAGISKYKERRRETENRIRRTHENLARLTDLREELDRQLERLHRQSEAARKYQEYKGEERQLKAQLSALRWQALNEQVGQREAIIGNQEVSFEALVAEQRNADAAIERLRDGHHELSERFNLVQGRFYSVGGDIARVEQSIQHGQQRLRQLQDDLKEAERARLETESHLGHDRTLLLTLGEELERLTPEQEITSAAAEEAAAALEEAELTMHGWQEQWDRFNLASAEPRRQAEVQQSRIQQLETSMERLAERQRRLAEERTLLAADPEDAAILDLSEQLAASEATLEDLQASEDAQVERLEQLRQALQLALQNQQQAQGELQRLNGRLASLEALQQAALDPGTGTAEWLRDQHLAERPRLAEGLKVDAGWELAVETVLGADLQAVLVDDFAGFDLSGFTQGDLRLLSPAGDGVRMPGSLLDKVEAKVDLSPWLGQVRPVENLEQALALRGQLAAGESLISRDGYWVGRHFLRVRRASEAESGMLARGQEIQRLGAERDEREASVEALETELQNLRAQQRQQENGREHLRRLLQDEARQQGELKAQLSAGKAKAEQLALRRTRLEEEIAELGEQRALEHEQIGEARLQLQEALDAMALDTEQRELLLAQRDSLRERLDRVRQEARQHKDHAHQLAVRLGSLKAQYDSTRQALERLEMQSERLTEKREQLSLNLEEGEAPLEELRLKLEELLDKRMSVDEELKAAQIALEDADRELRDAEKRRSQAEQQSQLIRGQMEQQRLEWQALTVRRKALQDQLLEDGYDLNGVLATLVAGANEKDAEEELERIAARIQRLGAINLAAIDEYEQQSERKRYLDAQNADLVEALETLENVIRKIDKETRNRFKDTFDQINGGLQALFPKVFGGGSAYLELTGEDLLDTGVTIMARPPGKKNSTIHLLSGGEKALTALALVFAIFKLNPAPFCMLDEVDAPLDDANVGRYARLVKEMSETVQFIYITHNKIAMEMADQLMGVTMHEPGCSRLVAVDVEEAMAMVDA